One window of Pseudomonas urmiensis genomic DNA carries:
- a CDS encoding L-threonylcarbamoyladenylate synthase, which yields MSQFFQIHAENPQARLIKQAVEIIRKGGVVVYPTDSAYAMGCQIGDKNAVERVRRLRQLDKHHNFTLLCCDLSQMGLFAKIDTATFRLLKAHIPGPYTFILNATREVPRLLLHEKRRTIGLRVPSNPIVLALLEELGEPLMSVSLIMPGEDEPMTDPYEIRQALEHHVDLIIDGGFGDLKASTVINLAGDEPEVIRVGCGDPAPFLAPA from the coding sequence GTGAGCCAATTTTTCCAGATTCATGCGGAAAACCCGCAGGCGCGCCTGATAAAACAGGCCGTTGAAATCATTCGCAAGGGCGGGGTGGTGGTGTACCCGACCGATTCGGCCTACGCGATGGGCTGTCAGATCGGCGACAAGAACGCTGTCGAGCGGGTGCGCCGGCTGCGCCAACTGGACAAGCATCACAACTTCACCCTGCTGTGCTGCGACCTGTCGCAGATGGGGCTGTTCGCCAAGATCGACACTGCCACCTTCCGCTTGCTCAAGGCGCATATCCCAGGGCCGTATACCTTCATCCTCAACGCCACCCGCGAAGTGCCGCGCCTGCTGCTGCATGAAAAACGCCGCACCATCGGCCTGCGCGTGCCTTCCAACCCCATCGTGCTGGCCTTGCTTGAAGAGCTGGGCGAGCCGCTGATGAGCGTCAGCCTGATCATGCCGGGCGAAGACGAGCCGATGACCGACCCCTACGAGATCCGCCAGGCGTTGGAGCATCACGTCGACCTGATCATCGATGGCGGTTTCGGCGACCTCAAGGCTTCCACAGTGATCAACCTGGCCGGCGACGAGCCGGAAGTGATCCGCGTCGGTTGTGGTGATCCCGCGCCATTCTTGGCCCCTGCGTGA
- a CDS encoding segregation and condensation protein A: protein MEVILEAFEGPLDLLLYLIRKQNIDILDIPVAEITRQYMSYVELMKSVRLELAAEYLVMAAMLAEIKSRMLLPRSTEVEEEEGDPRAELIRRLQEYERFKAAAEGIDELPRVGRDVLIPRLEAPQAKVRKLLPQVSLEEILLSMAEVMRRNDLFESHQITRETLSTRERMSEVLERLKGGAFVPFVELFSAEEGKLGVVVTFMAILELVKESLIELVQNEPFAPIHVRARTE, encoded by the coding sequence TTGGAAGTGATCCTCGAAGCCTTCGAGGGGCCGCTCGACCTGCTGCTGTACCTGATCCGCAAACAGAACATCGACATTCTCGATATCCCGGTGGCGGAGATCACTCGCCAGTACATGTCCTACGTCGAGCTGATGAAGTCGGTGCGCCTGGAGCTGGCGGCGGAATACCTGGTGATGGCCGCGATGCTTGCCGAGATCAAGTCGCGCATGCTGCTGCCGCGCTCCACCGAGGTCGAGGAAGAAGAGGGCGACCCGCGTGCCGAGTTGATCCGCCGCTTGCAGGAGTACGAGCGCTTCAAGGCGGCCGCCGAGGGCATTGACGAACTGCCGCGGGTTGGCCGCGATGTGCTGATCCCACGCCTGGAGGCCCCGCAGGCCAAGGTGCGCAAGCTGTTGCCGCAGGTCAGCCTGGAGGAGATCCTGCTGTCGATGGCCGAAGTCATGCGCCGCAATGACTTGTTCGAAAGCCACCAGATCACCCGCGAGACCCTGTCGACCCGCGAGCGCATGAGCGAAGTGCTCGAACGCCTCAAGGGTGGCGCCTTTGTGCCCTTCGTCGAGCTGTTCAGCGCCGAGGAAGGCAAGCTGGGTGTGGTGGTCACCTTCATGGCGATTCTCGAACTGGTGAAGGAATCGCTCATCGAACTGGTGCAGAATGAGCCGTTCGCCCCGATCCATGTCCGTGCCCGGACCGAGTGA
- the scpB gene encoding SMC-Scp complex subunit ScpB, with amino-acid sequence MNLNEPRDLASLIEAFLLASGKPQSLERLYELLEEAERPAPAVFKKALEVLAKSCNGRAFELKEVASGYRLQIRENFAPWVGRLWEERPQRYSRALLETMALIAYRQPITRGEIEDVRGVAVNTNIIKTLMEREWIRIVGYREVPGRPAMFATTKAFLDHFNLHSLDQLPALAELREMEPEPLVDPDDAPVPAHLQALADASLGDEELGEGGEPREETSFRTLLVELDAMEEGLKTDFDDLRDESPDDEAASSVEDEPEVKS; translated from the coding sequence ATGAACCTGAATGAACCGCGCGACCTGGCGTCGCTGATCGAGGCATTTCTGCTGGCCTCGGGCAAACCGCAATCGCTTGAACGCCTGTATGAGCTGCTCGAAGAAGCCGAGCGGCCGGCGCCTGCCGTGTTCAAGAAAGCCCTCGAGGTGCTGGCCAAGTCGTGTAATGGCCGGGCTTTCGAACTCAAGGAAGTGGCCAGCGGCTACCGCCTGCAAATCCGCGAAAACTTCGCGCCCTGGGTCGGGCGGCTGTGGGAGGAGCGGCCACAACGCTACTCGCGGGCACTGCTCGAGACCATGGCATTGATCGCCTATCGCCAACCGATCACTCGCGGCGAGATCGAAGATGTGCGTGGCGTGGCGGTCAACACCAATATCATCAAGACCTTGATGGAACGCGAGTGGATTCGCATCGTTGGCTACCGCGAAGTACCCGGGCGGCCGGCGATGTTTGCCACCACCAAGGCGTTTCTCGATCACTTCAACTTGCACAGCCTCGATCAATTGCCGGCGTTGGCCGAGCTGCGCGAGATGGAACCGGAGCCGCTGGTTGACCCGGATGACGCCCCAGTGCCGGCGCATTTGCAGGCGCTGGCCGATGCCAGTCTTGGCGATGAAGAGCTGGGCGAAGGGGGGGAGCCACGCGAAGAGACCAGCTTCCGGACCTTGCTGGTGGAGCTGGATGCCATGGAAGAGGGGTTGAAGACTGATTTCGATGATCTGCGCGATGAGTCGCCGGACGATGAAGCAGCGTCCTCGGTTGAAGATGAGCCTGAGGTGAAGTCCTGA
- the rluB gene encoding 23S rRNA pseudouridine(2605) synthase RluB, with translation MSEQNLQETQAIPPSGEKLQKVLARIGVGSRRDVEAWISQGRIKVNGVAATLGQRVDLHDAIAVDGKLIKRVEAAEATRRVIMYNKPDGEICTRDDPEGRPTVFDRLPRPKEGRWINIGRLDINTTGLLLFTTDGELANRLMHPSYEMDREYAVRVRGEVDDEMVDRLKAGVVLEDGPAKFTDIQKAPGGEGFNHWYHCVVMEGRNREVRRLWESQGVIVSRLKRVRFGPVFLNSDLPMGRWREMSQGEIDILAAEVGLQPVALPTMNLKAKDKMERMQRKSTRPLGRGERVRTLRPAQEGQAERPARAAREDGAARKGGRSSSTVAERPSDMRKRTSKPEGGKPAGGKPAGTGRGKPRG, from the coding sequence ATGAGTGAGCAAAACCTGCAAGAAACCCAAGCCATCCCCCCATCCGGCGAGAAACTGCAAAAAGTTCTCGCGCGCATTGGCGTGGGCTCGCGGCGTGACGTCGAGGCCTGGATCAGCCAAGGCCGGATCAAGGTCAACGGCGTCGCCGCCACCCTCGGCCAGCGCGTTGACCTGCACGACGCAATTGCCGTCGATGGCAAGCTGATCAAGCGCGTGGAGGCTGCCGAGGCCACCCGCCGGGTGATCATGTACAACAAGCCTGATGGCGAGATCTGCACCCGTGACGACCCAGAAGGGCGCCCGACTGTGTTCGACCGCCTGCCGCGTCCGAAAGAAGGCCGCTGGATCAACATCGGCCGTCTGGACATCAACACCACGGGCCTGCTGCTGTTCACCACTGATGGTGAACTGGCCAATCGCCTGATGCACCCGTCCTACGAGATGGACCGCGAGTACGCCGTGCGTGTGCGTGGCGAAGTCGACGACGAGATGGTCGACCGGCTCAAGGCTGGCGTGGTCCTCGAAGATGGCCCGGCGAAGTTCACCGACATCCAGAAAGCGCCTGGTGGCGAAGGCTTCAACCATTGGTACCACTGCGTGGTGATGGAAGGGCGTAACCGTGAGGTTCGTCGTCTGTGGGAATCCCAGGGCGTGATCGTCAGCCGTCTGAAGCGCGTGCGTTTCGGACCAGTGTTCCTCAACTCCGACCTGCCGATGGGCCGCTGGCGCGAAATGAGCCAGGGCGAGATCGACATCCTTGCCGCTGAAGTGGGCCTGCAGCCGGTAGCGCTGCCGACCATGAACCTCAAGGCCAAGGACAAGATGGAGCGTATGCAGCGCAAATCGACCCGTCCGCTGGGCCGGGGCGAGCGCGTGCGTACCTTGCGTCCGGCGCAGGAAGGTCAAGCTGAGCGCCCGGCGCGGGCGGCCCGTGAAGACGGTGCTGCGCGCAAGGGTGGCCGTAGCAGCAGTACCGTTGCCGAGCGTCCGAGCGATATGCGCAAGCGCACCAGCAAGCCAGAAGGCGGTAAGCCTGCGGGTGGCAAGCCTGCTGGCACCGGTCGCGGTAAGCCTCGCGGCTGA
- a CDS encoding amino acid permease has protein sequence MSGQNMQSGELKRGLKNRHIQLIALGGAIGTGLFLGSAGVMKSAGPSMILGYAICGFIAFMIMRQLGEMIVEEPVAGSFSHFAHKYWGGFAGFLSGWNCWVLYILVGMSELSAVGKYVHYWWPEIPTWVTAAAFFLLINAINLMNVKVFGEAEFWFAIIKVAAIVGMIGLGAYLLTSGSGGPEASVTNLWAHGGFFPNGVSGLVMALAIIMFSFGGLEMLGFTAAEADKPKTVIPKAINQVIYRILIFYIGALVILLSLTPWDSLVASIDASGGSYGSSPFVQVFSLLGSDVAAHLLNFVVLTAALSVYNSGTYCNARMLYGMAEQGDAPAALAKIDKRGVPVRSILASAVVTLIAVLLNYFMPQHALELLMSLVVAALVINWAMISYSHLKFRQHLDRTGQKPLFKALWYPYGNYVVLAFVVLILSIMLMIPGIQVSVYAIPVWLFAMFVVYMLKGRRGTQANRAASSVAK, from the coding sequence ATGAGTGGACAAAACATGCAGTCAGGCGAGCTCAAGCGGGGCCTGAAAAACCGCCATATCCAGCTGATCGCTCTGGGTGGCGCGATCGGTACCGGATTGTTCCTGGGCTCGGCCGGTGTGATGAAGTCTGCCGGTCCGTCGATGATCCTTGGCTATGCCATCTGCGGCTTCATCGCTTTCATGATCATGCGCCAGCTCGGCGAAATGATCGTCGAAGAGCCGGTTGCCGGCTCCTTCAGCCATTTCGCGCACAAATATTGGGGCGGTTTCGCCGGCTTCCTGTCGGGCTGGAACTGCTGGGTGCTGTATATCCTGGTCGGCATGTCGGAGCTTTCGGCAGTCGGCAAGTACGTCCATTACTGGTGGCCGGAGATCCCCACCTGGGTCACCGCCGCGGCGTTCTTCCTGCTGATCAACGCCATCAACCTGATGAACGTGAAAGTCTTCGGCGAGGCCGAATTCTGGTTCGCGATCATCAAGGTCGCGGCGATCGTCGGCATGATCGGCCTGGGCGCCTACCTGCTGACCAGCGGTAGCGGCGGCCCTGAAGCCTCGGTAACCAACCTGTGGGCGCATGGCGGCTTCTTCCCCAATGGCGTCAGCGGCCTGGTCATGGCGCTGGCGATCATCATGTTCTCCTTCGGTGGCCTGGAAATGCTCGGTTTCACCGCAGCCGAGGCCGACAAGCCGAAGACCGTGATTCCCAAGGCGATCAACCAGGTCATCTACCGGATCCTGATTTTCTACATCGGCGCCCTGGTGATTCTGCTGTCGTTGACCCCATGGGACAGCCTGGTCGCCAGCATCGATGCCTCCGGTGGCAGCTATGGCAGCAGCCCGTTCGTGCAGGTGTTCTCGCTACTCGGTAGCGATGTGGCTGCGCACTTGCTGAACTTCGTGGTGTTGACTGCGGCGCTGTCGGTGTACAACAGCGGCACCTACTGCAATGCGCGGATGCTCTATGGCATGGCCGAGCAGGGCGATGCCCCTGCTGCGCTGGCCAAGATCGACAAGCGCGGCGTGCCGGTGCGCTCGATTCTGGCTTCGGCAGTGGTCACCCTGATTGCCGTGCTGCTCAACTACTTCATGCCGCAGCATGCCCTGGAGCTGCTGATGTCGCTGGTGGTAGCGGCGCTGGTGATCAACTGGGCGATGATCAGCTACTCGCACCTGAAATTCCGTCAGCACCTTGACCGTACCGGGCAGAAGCCATTGTTCAAGGCGCTGTGGTACCCCTATGGCAACTATGTGGTACTGGCCTTCGTGGTGCTGATCCTGAGCATCATGTTGATGATCCCGGGGATCCAGGTATCGGTGTATGCGATCCCGGTATGGTTGTTCGCGATGTTCGTGGTCTACATGCTCAAGGGCAGACGTGGGACGCAGGCTAACCGGGCGGCAAGCTCTGTAGCCAAGTAA
- a CDS encoding LysR substrate-binding domain-containing protein — MNYRHLTPSMSLLLAFEAAARHESYTRAAAELSLTQSAVSRQVQALEQQLGLTLFRREGRQVQLTDVGRLYQRELSEALGRIRSATLQALAYQTGVGTLRLATLPTFGSKWLLPRLHAFYAAHPGMLVHIHSRIEAINFDTSEIDAAIGVASHDLPGLICHRLHAEELVVILPQEAASEAQGWSPARISEQVLLNVANNPHAWGEWFSHHDLPHRAMRLGPSFELTSHLIQAVRAGIGIGLVPRVLVEEELAKGELFSPGVAFASQRSYYLIYPPRNEALPSLRAFRGWLLEQI, encoded by the coding sequence ATGAATTACCGCCACCTGACCCCGTCGATGTCGCTGCTGCTGGCGTTCGAGGCCGCCGCTCGGCATGAAAGCTATACTCGCGCTGCCGCCGAACTGTCGCTGACCCAGAGCGCGGTCAGCCGCCAGGTGCAGGCACTGGAGCAGCAGTTAGGCCTGACCTTGTTCCGCCGCGAAGGGCGCCAGGTGCAGTTGACCGACGTCGGGCGCCTGTACCAGCGCGAGCTCAGCGAAGCGCTCGGGCGGATCCGCAGCGCCACCTTGCAGGCACTGGCCTACCAGACAGGCGTCGGCACCTTGCGCCTGGCCACCCTGCCGACGTTCGGCTCGAAATGGCTGCTGCCGCGTCTGCATGCTTTCTACGCGGCCCATCCGGGGATGCTGGTACATATTCATTCACGCATTGAAGCGATCAACTTCGACACCAGTGAGATCGACGCCGCCATCGGCGTGGCCAGCCATGACCTGCCAGGGCTGATCTGCCATCGCCTGCATGCCGAAGAGCTGGTGGTGATCCTGCCGCAGGAGGCTGCCAGTGAGGCGCAGGGTTGGAGCCCGGCGCGCATCAGCGAACAGGTACTGCTGAATGTGGCCAACAACCCGCACGCCTGGGGCGAGTGGTTCTCCCACCATGACCTGCCACACCGAGCGATGCGCCTGGGGCCGAGCTTCGAGCTGACCTCGCACCTGATCCAGGCGGTACGAGCAGGCATTGGCATTGGCCTGGTGCCGCGGGTTCTGGTCGAGGAAGAACTGGCCAAGGGCGAGCTGTTCAGCCCGGGCGTCGCGTTTGCCAGCCAGCGCAGTTACTACCTGATATATCCGCCGCGTAATGAGGCATTGCCGTCGTTGCGGGCATTTCGTGGCTGGCTGCTGGAGCAGATTTAA
- the ydiJ gene encoding D-2-hydroxyglutarate dehydrogenase YdiJ has translation MIAQLSTSAPAVNYPEFLEALRSSGFRGQISADYATRTVLATDNSIYQRLPQAAVFPLDADDVAKVAALMGEPRFQQIKLTPRGGGTGTNGQSLTDGIVVDLSRHMNQILEINVEQRWVRVQAGVVKDQLNAALKPHGLFFAPELSTSNRATVGGMINTDASGQGSCTYGKTRDHVLELHSVLLGGERLHSLPIDDAALEQACAAPGRAGEVYRVARDIQQNQAELIESTFPKLNRCLTGYDLAHLRDEQGRFNLNSVLCGAEGSLGYVVEAKLNVLPIPKYAVLVNVRYTSFMDALRDANALMAHKPLSIETVDSKVLMLAMKDIVWHSVAEYFPADPERPTLGINLIEFCGDEPGEVNARVQAFIAHLQSDKGVERLGHTLAEGAEAVTRVYTMRKRSVGLLGNVEGEVRPQPFVEDTAVPPEQLADYIADFRALLDSYGLAYGMFGHVDAGVLHVRPALDMKDPAQAALVKPISDAVAALTQRYGGLLWGEHGKGLRSEYVPDYFGELYPSLQRLKGAFDPYNQLNPGKICTPPDSAEGLTKVDGVSLRGDLDRTIDERVWQSFGSAVHCNGNGACYNYDPNDAMCPSWKATRERQHSPKGRASLIREWLRLQGAADIDVLAAARSKVSWLKGLPTRLRNNRAQKQGQADFSHEVYEAMAGCLACKSCAGQCPIKVNVPDFRSRFLELYHGRYQRPLRDYLIGSLEFSIPYLAHAPGLYNAVMGSTWVSKLLADKIGMVDSPLISRFNFQATLSRCRVGVASVPALRELTPAQRERSIVLVQDAFTRYFETPLLAAFIELAHRLGHRVFLAPYSANGKPLHVQGFLGAFAKAAIRNGSQLKALADCGVPLVGLDPAMTLVYRQEYQKVPGLEDCPKVLLPQEWLIDVLPEQAVADAGHFRLMAHCTEKTNVPASTKQWEQVFARMGLKLVTEATGCCGMSGTYGHEARNQQTSRTIFEQSWATKLDKQGEPLATGYSCRSQVKRMADKQMRHPLEVVLQYALR, from the coding sequence ATGATCGCCCAGCTGTCGACCAGTGCCCCTGCCGTCAACTACCCGGAATTTCTCGAAGCCCTGCGCAGCAGCGGTTTCCGCGGCCAGATCAGTGCCGACTACGCCACCCGTACGGTGCTCGCCACCGATAACTCGATCTATCAGCGCCTGCCACAGGCGGCGGTGTTCCCGCTCGATGCCGACGATGTGGCCAAGGTGGCCGCACTGATGGGCGAGCCGCGTTTCCAGCAGATCAAGCTGACCCCGCGTGGCGGTGGTACCGGCACCAACGGCCAGTCGCTGACTGACGGCATCGTCGTCGACCTGTCGCGGCATATGAACCAGATCCTGGAGATCAACGTCGAGCAGCGCTGGGTGCGCGTCCAGGCCGGGGTGGTCAAGGATCAGCTCAATGCGGCGCTCAAGCCACACGGCTTGTTCTTTGCCCCGGAGCTGTCCACCTCCAACCGCGCTACCGTGGGCGGCATGATCAACACCGACGCCAGCGGCCAGGGTAGTTGCACCTACGGCAAGACCCGCGACCACGTGCTTGAACTGCACAGCGTGTTGCTCGGTGGCGAGCGCCTGCATAGCCTGCCGATCGACGATGCGGCGCTGGAGCAGGCTTGCGCCGCGCCGGGCCGTGCTGGCGAGGTCTATCGGGTTGCCCGCGACATCCAGCAGAACCAGGCCGAGCTGATCGAAAGCACCTTCCCCAAGCTCAATCGCTGCCTGACCGGCTACGACCTGGCGCACCTGCGCGACGAGCAGGGCCGCTTCAACCTCAATAGCGTACTGTGCGGCGCCGAGGGCTCGCTGGGCTACGTGGTCGAGGCCAAGCTCAATGTGCTGCCGATCCCCAAGTACGCAGTGCTGGTCAACGTGCGCTACACCAGCTTCATGGATGCCCTGCGAGACGCCAATGCGCTGATGGCGCACAAGCCACTGTCGATCGAAACCGTCGACTCCAAGGTGCTCATGCTGGCGATGAAAGACATCGTCTGGCACAGCGTTGCCGAGTACTTCCCGGCTGACCCTGAGCGGCCGACCCTGGGTATCAACCTGATCGAGTTCTGCGGCGACGAGCCGGGCGAGGTCAACGCGCGGGTGCAGGCGTTCATCGCGCATCTGCAGAGCGACAAGGGGGTCGAGCGCCTGGGTCATACCCTGGCCGAGGGGGCCGAGGCCGTGACGCGGGTCTACACCATGCGCAAACGCTCGGTGGGCCTGCTGGGCAACGTCGAGGGCGAGGTGCGGCCGCAGCCGTTTGTCGAAGATACGGCAGTGCCGCCTGAGCAGCTGGCTGACTATATCGCTGACTTCCGTGCGCTGCTCGACAGCTATGGTCTGGCCTATGGCATGTTTGGCCACGTCGATGCCGGGGTGTTGCACGTGCGTCCGGCCCTGGACATGAAAGACCCGGCCCAGGCGGCGCTGGTCAAGCCAATCTCGGATGCGGTGGCTGCGCTGACCCAGCGTTACGGCGGTCTGCTGTGGGGCGAGCATGGCAAGGGCCTGCGTTCGGAATACGTGCCGGATTACTTCGGCGAGCTGTACCCGTCGCTGCAACGCCTGAAGGGCGCGTTCGACCCGTATAACCAGCTCAACCCAGGCAAGATCTGCACGCCACCGGACAGCGCCGAAGGCCTGACCAAGGTCGATGGCGTGAGCCTGCGCGGTGATCTTGATCGAACCATCGATGAGCGCGTCTGGCAGAGTTTTGGCAGTGCTGTGCACTGCAACGGAAATGGCGCCTGCTACAACTACGACCCCAACGACGCCATGTGCCCGTCGTGGAAGGCCACCCGTGAACGGCAACATTCGCCCAAAGGTCGCGCTTCGCTGATCCGGGAGTGGCTGCGTCTGCAAGGTGCGGCGGATATCGATGTGCTGGCGGCGGCGCGCAGCAAAGTGTCCTGGCTCAAAGGGCTGCCGACCCGCCTGCGCAATAACCGAGCGCAGAAGCAGGGCCAAGCGGACTTTTCCCACGAGGTGTACGAGGCCATGGCCGGTTGCTTGGCCTGTAAGTCGTGCGCAGGGCAATGCCCGATCAAGGTCAATGTCCCGGACTTCCGTTCGCGCTTCCTTGAGCTGTACCACGGCCGCTACCAGCGCCCGCTGCGCGATTACCTGATCGGCTCGCTGGAGTTCAGCATTCCCTATCTTGCCCATGCGCCGGGCCTGTACAACGCGGTGATGGGCTCGACGTGGGTGAGCAAACTGCTGGCGGACAAGATCGGCATGGTCGACAGCCCACTGATCAGCCGTTTCAACTTCCAGGCCACCCTGAGCCGTTGCCGGGTCGGTGTTGCCAGCGTGCCAGCGCTGCGCGAGCTGACCCCGGCCCAGCGTGAGCGCAGCATCGTGCTGGTCCAGGATGCCTTTACCCGTTACTTCGAGACGCCGCTGCTGGCCGCGTTCATCGAGCTTGCCCATCGTCTGGGGCATCGTGTGTTCCTGGCGCCCTACAGCGCCAACGGCAAGCCGCTGCACGTGCAGGGCTTTCTCGGTGCGTTCGCCAAGGCGGCGATCCGCAATGGTAGCCAGTTGAAGGCGCTGGCCGACTGCGGCGTGCCCTTGGTCGGCCTGGATCCGGCGATGACGCTGGTCTATCGCCAGGAGTATCAGAAGGTGCCTGGCCTGGAAGATTGCCCGAAGGTGTTGCTACCGCAGGAGTGGTTGATCGATGTGCTACCTGAGCAGGCGGTGGCGGATGCTGGCCACTTCCGCTTGATGGCTCATTGCACCGAGAAGACCAACGTGCCGGCCAGTACCAAGCAGTGGGAGCAGGTGTTTGCCCGCATGGGGCTGAAGCTGGTGACCGAGGCGACCGGCTGCTGCGGGATGTCCGGCACTTATGGGCATGAGGCGCGCAATCAGCAGACGTCGCGGACCATCTTCGAGCAGTCGTGGGCGACCAAGCTGGATAAACAAGGGGAGCCGTTGGCGACTGGCTATTCGTGCCGTAGCCAGGTCAAGCGCATGGCCGACAAGCAGATGCGCCATCCGCTGGAGGTGGTGTTGCAGTACGCCCTGCGCTGA
- a CDS encoding MFS transporter, whose product MPDSPRPLAVTLQVVSIVIFTFIGYLNIGIPLAVLPGYVHNELGFSAVVAGLVISVQYLATLLSRPTASRIIDNLGSKKAVMYGLFGCGLSGVFMLACSFLNHMPWLSLTCLLIGRLVLGSAESLVGSGSIGWGIGRVGAHNTAKVISWNGIASYGALAVGAPLGVLMVKQWGLWSMGVSIILLAVTGLLLAWPKRAAPIVSGVRLPFLQVLGKVFPHGSGLALGSIGFGTIATFITLYYASRDWPNAALTLSLFGASFISARLLFGNLINRIGGFRMAIACLSVETLGLLMLWQAPSAEIALAGAALSGFGFSLVFPALGVEAVNQVSAANRGAAVGAYSLFIDLSLGITGPLVGAVASGFGFASMFLFAAAASACGLVLSLYLYRQARRLRQA is encoded by the coding sequence ATGCCCGATTCACCGCGCCCCCTTGCGGTCACCCTGCAAGTCGTCTCGATCGTCATCTTCACCTTTATCGGCTACCTGAACATCGGCATCCCCTTGGCCGTACTGCCGGGCTATGTGCATAACGAACTGGGCTTTAGCGCAGTAGTCGCGGGCCTGGTGATCAGCGTGCAGTACCTCGCCACCTTGCTCAGCCGCCCCACGGCCAGCCGCATCATCGACAACCTGGGCAGCAAAAAAGCGGTCATGTATGGCCTGTTCGGCTGCGGCCTGAGCGGCGTGTTCATGCTCGCCTGCAGTTTTCTCAACCACATGCCATGGCTCAGCCTGACCTGCCTGTTGATTGGCCGACTGGTATTGGGCAGCGCAGAAAGCCTGGTCGGCTCCGGCTCGATCGGCTGGGGTATCGGCCGAGTGGGCGCGCACAATACCGCCAAGGTAATCTCCTGGAACGGTATCGCCAGCTACGGCGCGCTGGCCGTCGGCGCCCCGCTGGGAGTGCTGATGGTCAAGCAGTGGGGGCTGTGGAGCATGGGCGTGAGCATCATCCTGCTGGCAGTGACGGGCCTGCTGCTGGCATGGCCCAAGCGCGCCGCGCCCATTGTCAGCGGTGTGCGCCTGCCGTTTTTGCAGGTGCTGGGCAAGGTGTTTCCGCACGGCTCGGGGCTGGCCCTGGGCTCGATCGGTTTTGGCACCATCGCCACCTTCATCACCCTGTACTACGCCAGCCGCGACTGGCCCAATGCCGCATTGACCCTGAGCCTGTTTGGCGCCAGCTTTATCAGTGCTCGACTGTTGTTCGGCAACCTGATCAACCGCATCGGCGGCTTCCGGATGGCAATTGCCTGCCTGTCGGTGGAAACCCTGGGGTTGCTGATGCTGTGGCAGGCGCCGAGTGCCGAGATTGCCTTGGCGGGCGCTGCGTTGAGTGGGTTTGGCTTCTCGCTGGTCTTCCCGGCACTGGGGGTCGAGGCGGTGAATCAGGTATCAGCAGCCAACCGCGGCGCCGCGGTGGGGGCGTATTCGCTGTTCATCGATCTGTCGCTGGGCATTACCGGGCCGCTGGTGGGCGCAGTGGCATCTGGGTTTGGCTTTGCCTCGATGTTTCTGTTTGCCGCAGCGGCCTCGGCTTGCGGGCTGGTGCTGAGCCTGTATCTGTACCGCCAGGCGCGGCGGTTGCGCCAAGCCTGA
- a CDS encoding 4a-hydroxytetrahydrobiopterin dehydratase — translation MNALNQAHCEACRADAPKVSDEELAQLIREIPDWNIEVRDGHMELERVFLFKNFKHALAFTNAVGEIAEAEGHHPGLLTEWGKVTVTWWSHSIKGLHRNDFIMCARTDKVAETAEGRK, via the coding sequence ATGAATGCCTTGAACCAAGCCCACTGCGAAGCCTGCCGCGCCGATGCGCCGAAAGTCAGCGATGAAGAATTGGCGCAGCTGATCCGCGAGATCCCGGACTGGAACATCGAAGTGCGTGACGGCCACATGGAGCTTGAGCGGGTTTTCCTGTTCAAGAACTTCAAGCACGCGCTGGCGTTCACCAATGCCGTTGGCGAAATTGCCGAAGCCGAAGGTCACCACCCAGGCCTGCTGACCGAGTGGGGCAAAGTCACCGTGACCTGGTGGAGCCACTCGATCAAGGGCCTGCATCGCAACGACTTCATCATGTGCGCGCGCACTGACAAAGTTGCCGAGACGGCTGAAGGCCGCAAGTAA